A part of Aegilops tauschii subsp. strangulata cultivar AL8/78 chromosome 2, Aet v6.0, whole genome shotgun sequence genomic DNA contains:
- the LOC109771239 gene encoding uncharacterized protein → MDVAVAAALVPTRTPTLRLPASRPSSVRPLTPTAGRPARLLSLARRAPVAAAALGVSQDTGVTMPGADIVTQNDLLIVGPGVLGRLVAEKWLKEHPGCKVFGQTASTDHHSELTDIGIIPSLKGSTISQKAPYVIFCAPPSRSDDYPGDLRVAASNWNGEGSFLFTSSTALYDCSDNRLCNEDCPSIPVGRGPRTDVLLRAENVVLEAGGCVLRLAGLYKIDRGAHYFWLRKGTLDSRPDHIINQIHYEDAASLAIAIMKKRPRGRIFLGCDNKPLSRKEIMDAVNKSGKFDTKFQGFTGTDGPLGKRMENSKTRADIGWEPQYPSFTEFLGVDS, encoded by the exons atggatgtcgccgtcgccgccgccctggTTCCCACCCGGACCCCAACCCTCCGTCTCCCCGCCTCCCGCCCCTCCTCCGTGAGGCCCCTCACCCCGACCGCCGGCCGTCCAGCTCGGCTCCTCTCGCTCGCCCGCCGCGCgcctgtcgccgccgccgccctcg GGGTATCGCAAGATACAGGGGTCACAATGCCCGGTGCCGACATTGTTACCCAGAACGATCTACTCATCGTCGGCCCAGGTGTGCTTGGGCGACTGGTAGCCGAGAAGTGGCTAAAG GAACACCCAGGCTGCAAAGTTTTTGGCCAGACCGCAAGCACAGACCATCACAGCGAGCTAACCGATATTGGCATCATTCCCTCCTTGAAGGGATCCACTATCTCTCAAAAGGCTCCATATGTTATTTTCTGCGCTCCTCCATCTCGTTCTGATGATTACCCTGGCGATTTGAG AGTGGCCGCCTCAAATTGGAACGGAGAAGGTTCTTTCCTGTTTACGTCGAGTACTGCTCTTTATGACTGTAGCGACAACAGATTGTGCAATGAG GATTGTCCATCTATTCCCGTGGGCAGGGGTCCTCGTACTGATGTTCTTCTTAGAGCAGAAAATGTTGTTCTGGAGGCAGGAGGCTGTGTTCTCAGGCTAGCAGGACTTTATA AAATAGATAGAGGTGCTCATTATTTCTGGTTGAGGAAGGGAACACTGGACTCGCGGCCAGACCATATTATCAATCAGATACATTATGAG GATGCAGCGTCTCTTGCAATTGCCATAATGAAAAAGAGACCTCGGGGTCGTATATTTTTGGGCTGTGACAATAAGCCTCTTTCCAG GAAGGAAATAATGGACGCTGTTAACAAAAGTGGGAAGTTCGACACGAAATTCCAAGGTTTCACTG GTACCGATGGTCCGTTGGGGAAAAGGATGGAGAATTCCAAAACCCGTGCCGATATCGGGTGGGAGCCCCAATACCCAAGCTTCACAGAGTTCCTCGGCGTCGACAGTTAG